Proteins from a single region of Pseudomonadota bacterium:
- the thiD gene encoding bifunctional hydroxymethylpyrimidine kinase/phosphomethylpyrimidine kinase gives MNTALTIAGSDPCGGAGIQADLKTFSAHGVYGTSVITAVTVQNTLKVYSVQEINPNIVYDQIIYLFDDIHIDAVKIGMVSSIELIETIAAALKKVKALAIVLDPVMISKSGYSLLNTDAANALVKNLFPLAEVVTPNIFEAQALTKSKISTVEDMKNAAAKILNSGAKKVVVKGGHLEKEQATDILFDGNTYTELTSRRIETKNTHGTGCTFSSAIASNIAKGMGFKEAVSDAKIYITKAIQHSINIGHGHGPVGHFFNFTSNFPAKASTR, from the coding sequence ATGAATACAGCCTTAACAATAGCAGGCTCAGACCCTTGTGGTGGTGCAGGAATACAGGCCGATCTTAAAACTTTTTCTGCTCATGGAGTTTACGGCACAAGCGTGATAACTGCCGTAACAGTGCAAAATACTCTAAAAGTTTATAGCGTGCAGGAGATAAACCCCAATATAGTATATGACCAGATTATATATCTTTTTGATGATATACATATTGATGCAGTTAAAATCGGAATGGTTTCAAGCATAGAACTTATCGAAACAATCGCTGCCGCATTAAAAAAAGTTAAAGCTTTAGCAATTGTTCTTGATCCTGTTATGATTTCAAAAAGCGGATACAGTCTTTTAAACACCGATGCCGCAAATGCTCTTGTAAAAAATTTATTCCCACTTGCAGAAGTAGTAACTCCAAATATTTTTGAAGCCCAAGCTCTTACAAAAAGTAAAATATCAACAGTAGAAGATATGAAAAATGCAGCAGCAAAAATACTAAATTCCGGTGCAAAAAAAGTAGTTGTTAAAGGCGGGCATCTTGAAAAAGAACAGGCAACAGATATACTATTTGATGGAAACACCTATACGGAATTAACTTCCAGGCGGATAGAAACAAAAAATACTCACGGAACCGGCTGCACCTTTTCTTCGGCAATAGCATCAAACATTGCTAAAGGCATGGGCTTTAAAGAAGCTGTTTCAGATGCAAAAATATACATAACCAAAGCTATACAACATTCAATAAATATCGGGCATGGTCATGGCCCGGTAGGTCACTTTTTCAATTTTACGTCAAATTTCCCCGCTAAAGCGTCAACCAGATGA
- the thiL gene encoding thiamine-phosphate kinase: MFCEHLKKALRFYFITDDSSPTLNPLEQTHIAIRAGAGIIQYRNKFFSSVYYDEAKAIRDICRCNCVFFIVNDNILLAKLLKADGVHLGQNDEPAPAARRILGSNAIIGISVSNTYELYKTNLSECDYIGTGPVFATSTKKDAKKATGLSGLKSVTEQSPVPVVAIGGIDDFSAPSCFDNGAAGVAVISSVSRAFDPMQNALKLGAACSSSPRSFIESPWSTESEPGEFGLIEKLIKAIPVNSKMLVSPGDDACLLTSLSNPVITTDTQREGVHFSLNWQTPEEIGIKAVEVTLSDLAASYARPVSLFINLCLPAYVSGSMIEEIYKGALNTLNKYDCALAGGNVSSGSELALDLFAVGEASVDIFPKRSNAKPGYGLYCTGPLGLASAGLELLKNNDPAFSDLVSKFKFPKVRFDAAQILAEAKIDCVMDISDGLSGDAGHIAKASGVTIELDLKSCPVSSSLLSYCQKYEKNPKELIANGGEDYELLFACHPDIYKSIADKLNTSFQVGTCLLFNGKHILSPFKTGSFQHGRKS; encoded by the coding sequence ATGTTTTGTGAACATCTTAAAAAAGCTCTTCGCTTTTATTTTATTACAGACGATTCGTCTCCAACGCTTAATCCATTGGAACAGACACATATCGCAATAAGAGCAGGAGCCGGTATTATCCAGTACAGGAATAAATTTTTTTCTTCCGTTTATTATGACGAAGCAAAAGCAATAAGAGATATTTGCAGATGCAACTGTGTTTTCTTTATCGTAAATGACAATATACTTCTTGCAAAACTTTTAAAAGCAGACGGAGTCCACCTTGGCCAGAATGATGAACCTGCTCCTGCTGCAAGAAGAATTCTCGGTTCAAATGCTATTATCGGGATATCAGTTTCAAACACGTACGAACTTTATAAAACCAATCTATCGGAGTGCGATTATATAGGAACCGGGCCTGTTTTTGCCACAAGTACTAAAAAAGACGCAAAAAAGGCTACCGGGCTTTCAGGTCTAAAATCCGTAACAGAACAATCGCCTGTTCCCGTTGTAGCAATTGGAGGAATAGATGATTTTTCAGCCCCCTCTTGTTTTGATAACGGGGCTGCAGGTGTTGCTGTTATCAGCTCTGTTTCAAGAGCTTTTGATCCTATGCAAAACGCTTTAAAACTTGGAGCAGCCTGCTCTTCTTCTCCGCGCTCCTTTATTGAAAGCCCATGGAGTACAGAATCAGAGCCTGGTGAATTTGGGCTTATTGAAAAACTTATAAAAGCCATACCGGTAAATTCAAAAATGTTAGTTTCCCCCGGTGATGATGCATGTCTTTTAACTTCTCTTTCAAATCCTGTAATTACTACTGATACGCAAAGAGAAGGGGTACATTTCAGTCTAAACTGGCAGACTCCGGAAGAAATCGGAATCAAAGCAGTTGAAGTTACGTTAAGCGATCTTGCAGCAAGTTATGCAAGGCCTGTATCACTTTTCATCAATCTTTGTCTTCCCGCTTATGTTTCGGGCAGCATGATAGAAGAAATATATAAAGGTGCGCTTAACACTTTGAATAAATATGATTGCGCCCTTGCTGGAGGAAATGTTTCGTCGGGAAGCGAACTTGCTCTTGATCTTTTTGCAGTAGGTGAGGCAAGTGTTGATATTTTCCCTAAACGTTCAAATGCTAAACCGGGATACGGACTTTACTGCACCGGCCCTTTAGGCCTTGCCAGTGCCGGACTTGAATTATTAAAAAATAACGACCCGGCTTTTTCCGATCTTGTTTCAAAATTCAAGTTTCCTAAAGTTAGATTTGATGCAGCTCAAATTCTTGCAGAGGCAAAAATCGACTGTGTTATGGATATAAGCGACGGGCTTTCCGGTGATGCCGGTCATATTGCAAAAGCATCGGGTGTAACAATAGAACTTGATCTTAAATCATGCCCTGTTTCTTCTTCTCTTTTATCCTATTGCCAAAAATATGAAAAGAACCCGAAAGAATTAATAGCAAACGGCGGAGAAGATTACGAACTTCTTTTTGCTTGTCATCCTGATATCTACAAATCAATAGCAGATAAACTTAATACTTCTTTTCAGGTGGGAACTTGTCTTTTATTTAATGGAAAGCATATTCTAAGCCCTTTTAAAACTGGCTCATTCCAGCATGGGAGAAAATCATGA
- a CDS encoding HD domain-containing protein codes for MNPIDIISNYYDPDSRLFYILMQHNEHVLQKALDAASKVPHLKPDLDFIKEAALLHDIGIIKTDAPNLGCFGKHPYIQHGDLGRMILENIGLFRHALVCDRHMGVGMSKEEIAKNGLLLPARDMIPLSIEEQIVSFADKFFTKNWEQIVIKNPTDKIIDQLESYGGTGYSEKFKSWLEMFG; via the coding sequence ATTAACCCGATAGACATAATCAGTAATTATTACGATCCTGATTCGAGATTGTTTTATATTCTTATGCAACATAATGAACATGTATTACAGAAAGCCCTTGATGCAGCATCTAAAGTACCACATCTTAAACCGGATCTGGATTTTATAAAAGAAGCGGCTCTTTTACATGACATAGGAATTATTAAAACGGATGCGCCAAACCTTGGCTGCTTCGGCAAACACCCTTATATACAGCACGGTGATCTTGGCCGCATGATTCTTGAAAATATCGGTCTTTTCAGGCACGCTCTTGTCTGTGACAGGCATATGGGAGTTGGAATGTCAAAAGAAGAAATTGCAAAAAACGGACTTTTGCTTCCTGCGCGCGATATGATTCCTTTATCAATCGAGGAACAGATCGTATCTTTTGCCGACAAGTTTTTCACAAAAAATTGGGAACAAATTGTCATAAAAAATCCCACCGACAAGATAATTGATCAGCTTGAATCATACGGTGGAACAGGTTACTCGGAAAAATTCAAATCATGGTTGGAAATGTTCGGATAA
- the prfB gene encoding peptide chain release factor 2 (programmed frameshift) — MSYEIKQSLKDISLKLEELKTIFDLDNKEKRLNEIEFLISKDNFWENHDKATPLLKERRLLSGKVESFKSLVKDLEESEILHNLAIEESDSKTIEEVSGLIRTLKAKIKDLSLTLMLDGEDDPNNAIVSINAGAGGTEAQDWAEKLFRMYTRWVEQKDFKFNLIDFQPGDEAGIKSVTFTVEGEYAYGYLKTEKGVHRLVRISPYNANGKRHTSFASVFVYPELDNDIEIDIDEKDIRIDIFRASGAGGQHVNKTSSAIRITHMPTGIVVQCQQERSQHKNKDMAMSVLKSRLYQLEKQKQDDKMQEIHDSKEEIAWGSQIRSYVLHPYQLIKDHRTNLETGNTAAVLDGAIDPFIEGVLLSRKT, encoded by the exons ATGTCTTATGAAATTAAACAAAGCTTAAAGGATATCAGTCTGAAATTAGAAGAATTAAAG ACTATCTTTGACTTAGATAACAAGGAAAAAAGATTAAACGAAATAGAATTTTTAATATCAAAAGATAATTTCTGGGAAAATCATGATAAGGCAACCCCCCTTCTTAAGGAAAGAAGACTTCTTTCCGGTAAGGTGGAAAGTTTTAAAAGCCTTGTCAAAGATTTGGAAGAAAGTGAAATACTTCATAATCTCGCAATAGAAGAGTCCGATTCCAAAACCATTGAAGAAGTTTCCGGCCTGATCCGAACTCTTAAGGCAAAAATAAAAGATTTATCCCTTACCCTCATGTTAGACGGTGAAGACGACCCGAATAACGCCATTGTTTCCATAAATGCCGGTGCAGGCGGAACCGAAGCTCAGGACTGGGCTGAAAAACTCTTTAGAATGTATACAAGATGGGTTGAACAAAAAGATTTCAAGTTTAACCTTATAGATTTTCAGCCGGGCGATGAAGCCGGAATAAAAAGCGTAACCTTCACTGTTGAAGGAGAATATGCTTACGGATACCTTAAAACGGAAAAAGGCGTACACAGACTTGTCAGAATTTCTCCTTATAATGCAAACGGAAAGAGACATACTTCTTTTGCTTCAGTTTTTGTATATCCGGAACTTGACAATGACATAGAAATTGATATCGACGAAAAAGACATACGGATAGATATATTCAGGGCAAGCGGTGCCGGCGGTCAGCATGTCAATAAAACAAGCAGTGCTATCCGAATAACCCATATGCCAACTGGCATAGTTGTTCAATGCCAGCAGGAAAGATCTCAGCATAAAAACAAGGATATGGCAATGAGCGTTTTAAAATCGCGCCTGTACCAGCTTGAAAAACAGAAACAGGATGATAAGATGCAAGAGATCCATGACAGTAAAGAAGAAATTGCATGGGGAAGCCAGATCAGATCATATGTACTTCATCCTTATCAGTTGATAAAAGATCACAGAACAAATCTTGAAACAGGAAATACAGCCGCTGTTCTTGACGGGGCAATTGATCCTTTTATAGAAGGTGTTCTTCTTTCCCGGAAAACATAA
- the lnt gene encoding apolipoprotein N-acyltransferase, translating to MNKSGIKIILTVISGILLTASFPRIDLSWLAWLALVPLLAAINNLGFKQSFKLGLLTGLVHYITLLYWLSYTMGTYGHLPPYLCLPILFIFSLYLSLYIALFSGLATKLINKPAYLFILIPALWVCIEYIRSNLFTGFPWELIAYSQYKSLHIIQVADILGSYGVSFLITLSNTAVFVLFLFLAKIKWQEQRISLKDVAISMLVFIFVFAGCWYYGKERINEIDKIASDSEKIRVSVIQGNIKQTEKWDPAFQLSTIKKYKNLSSSVKSDKPDLVVWPETAAPFYFIYDTGLTKIVQDVVSETKTNFLIGSPSFIRKTDKIEYYNTAYLLGPDGNVTGKYNKSHLVPFGEYVPLKKWLPFIGKIVENVGDFCSGKKGSTVSLNGNNLGVLICYELIFPYLAREQVKNGAGLLVNITNDAWYGTTSAPYQHFSMAVFRAVENRRSLARAANTGISGFIDPVGRIIDSTNLFEDDAMTKTVPVLTGKTFYTNYGDLFAFACVAIVISFFMIILLKNKQHRNQ from the coding sequence TTGAACAAATCCGGCATTAAAATTATACTTACTGTAATAAGCGGCATACTCCTTACTGCTTCTTTCCCCAGGATAGATTTATCATGGCTTGCCTGGCTTGCTCTTGTTCCCCTTCTTGCAGCAATAAACAATCTTGGATTTAAGCAAAGCTTTAAGCTGGGACTGTTAACCGGCCTGGTGCATTATATCACGCTGCTTTACTGGCTTTCGTATACAATGGGAACATACGGACATCTTCCCCCATACCTTTGCCTTCCAATACTTTTTATTTTTTCTTTATACCTTTCCCTTTACATAGCTTTGTTTTCAGGATTGGCAACAAAGTTGATTAACAAACCGGCTTACCTTTTTATTTTAATCCCTGCTTTATGGGTTTGCATTGAATACATCAGATCCAATCTTTTTACGGGTTTTCCCTGGGAACTTATCGCATATTCACAATATAAGTCATTGCACATTATACAGGTTGCAGATATATTAGGATCATATGGAGTGTCTTTCCTGATAACCTTATCCAATACAGCGGTTTTTGTTCTGTTTCTGTTTCTGGCTAAAATAAAATGGCAGGAACAAAGGATATCTTTAAAAGATGTTGCAATATCAATGCTTGTATTTATATTTGTTTTCGCTGGATGCTGGTATTATGGAAAAGAGCGGATAAATGAAATTGATAAAATCGCATCGGATTCTGAAAAAATCAGGGTATCTGTAATACAGGGTAATATAAAGCAAACTGAAAAATGGGACCCAGCATTTCAGCTATCAACTATAAAAAAATATAAAAATTTATCCAGCTCTGTTAAGTCCGATAAACCCGATCTTGTTGTATGGCCCGAAACAGCAGCTCCTTTTTACTTTATTTACGATACGGGTTTGACGAAAATTGTGCAAGATGTTGTTTCTGAAACAAAAACCAATTTTTTGATAGGTAGTCCCTCTTTTATCAGAAAAACGGACAAAATTGAATATTATAATACTGCGTACCTACTTGGTCCTGATGGAAATGTAACCGGCAAATATAACAAGTCACACCTTGTACCGTTTGGTGAATATGTGCCTTTAAAAAAATGGCTTCCCTTTATAGGAAAAATTGTAGAAAATGTGGGCGATTTTTGTTCAGGCAAAAAAGGAAGCACAGTAAGTTTAAACGGTAATAACCTCGGCGTGCTTATATGTTATGAGCTTATTTTTCCTTATCTTGCAAGGGAACAAGTAAAAAACGGAGCAGGGTTGCTTGTAAATATTACAAATGACGCATGGTACGGAACAACAAGTGCGCCATATCAGCATTTTTCAATGGCTGTGTTCAGAGCCGTTGAAAACAGGCGCTCATTAGCAAGGGCGGCTAATACCGGAATAAGCGGATTTATTGACCCTGTGGGCAGAATAATTGATTCTACCAATCTTTTTGAAGATGACGCCATGACAAAAACCGTTCCTGTATTAACCGGAAAAACTTTTTACACGAATTACGGAGATTTATTTGCATTTGCCTGTGTGGCAATAGTAATATCATTTTTTATGATAATATTATTAAAGAATAAACAGCATCGAAACCAATAG
- a CDS encoding TonB-dependent receptor — protein sequence MQNNSLIINNISKYVNISLIIKLIGVLLFISLTFLPGVAWVSICNAESISTADLTELSIRELMEIEIEITTASRKSQTIANTAAAAFVITQEDIRRSGVTSIPEALRMVPGLQVARIDANKWAISSRGFNSRVSNKLLVLMDGRTLYSPLYTTVFWDIQDTLLEDIDRIEVIRGPGAALWGANAVNGVINIITKNTKDTTGGLISVGAGKEERGFGSFRFGDTLGKNAYYRIFGKYADRDESKYSSGHDAADDWDIYTLGFRTDWNPTETDSVMFQANNSSADSGAATTVPSLTPPYSTALVEDNNNEGINFLTRWQRILSNTSDMILQLYYDRTKQSLSIIGETRNTYDLDFQHRFSPLKDHEIIWGLGYRLTNDKIKPSYSVHIDQKSRTDDLFSAFVQDDIKIFEDSMRLTIGAKFEYKDYIGFEFQPNIRALWTPDKQNSIWAAFSRAVRTPSRGERNARVDFFVLPPGIPPNSSGLPILISNIPNDKLKPEILYAYEIGYRNQISDSISMDITAFYNIYNDLRSTDADYTAVFFESDPLPPHLVAPISLGNDAHGHTYGIEVYGEWQPIAWWKIKPAYSFLHINITKSPSNFSIESLDKAAPRHQISLRSNMDLPMNLELDLWLRYIDDLPVINIDGYCMMDARLGWKPTQNLELSLAGQNIFDNQHKEFNDSVLNLVSTEVERTIYFKVTWHF from the coding sequence ATGCAAAATAACAGCCTTATTATAAATAATATTTCAAAATATGTAAATATCTCCTTAATTATTAAATTAATCGGGGTATTACTATTTATTTCTTTAACTTTCCTGCCTGGCGTGGCATGGGTAAGTATATGCAATGCCGAATCAATATCCACCGCTGACCTGACAGAGCTAAGTATCAGGGAACTAATGGAAATTGAAATTGAAATTACCACAGCTTCCAGAAAAAGTCAGACAATTGCAAATACAGCCGCTGCCGCTTTTGTAATCACACAGGAAGATATCAGACGCTCCGGCGTGACCAGTATTCCCGAAGCCCTGCGCATGGTTCCCGGATTGCAGGTTGCCCGAATAGACGCAAACAAGTGGGCCATATCATCTCGCGGATTTAACAGTCGCGTTTCCAATAAGCTGCTTGTGCTTATGGATGGACGAACGCTTTACTCCCCTCTTTACACTACTGTTTTCTGGGATATCCAGGATACCCTTCTTGAAGATATTGACAGAATAGAAGTAATACGAGGGCCCGGCGCAGCTTTATGGGGCGCAAATGCAGTAAACGGAGTTATAAATATCATCACCAAAAACACTAAAGATACAACTGGCGGGCTTATAAGCGTGGGAGCCGGAAAAGAGGAAAGAGGGTTTGGTAGTTTTCGTTTCGGCGATACGCTTGGTAAAAATGCATACTACCGCATCTTTGGCAAATATGCCGACAGGGATGAATCCAAATATTCATCGGGACATGATGCAGCGGATGACTGGGATATTTATACTTTAGGATTTCGAACGGATTGGAATCCAACAGAAACTGATTCCGTTATGTTTCAGGCAAATAATTCCAGTGCGGATAGTGGCGCGGCAACAACTGTCCCAAGTTTGACACCACCCTATTCAACAGCTCTAGTAGAAGATAATAACAATGAAGGCATAAACTTTCTTACAAGATGGCAACGTATTTTATCGAATACATCGGACATGATTCTTCAGTTATATTATGACAGAACAAAACAAAGTCTGTCTATAATCGGCGAAACAAGAAATACATATGATCTGGATTTTCAACACCGGTTTTCCCCATTAAAAGACCATGAAATTATATGGGGGCTCGGGTACCGGCTTACAAACGATAAGATAAAGCCTTCCTACTCTGTACATATTGATCAGAAAAGTCGCACCGATGATCTTTTCAGTGCGTTTGTACAGGATGATATAAAAATATTTGAAGATTCTATGAGGTTAACTATTGGTGCCAAGTTTGAATACAAAGACTATATAGGTTTTGAATTCCAGCCCAATATACGTGCACTATGGACACCTGATAAACAAAACTCAATATGGGCGGCATTTTCAAGGGCAGTGAGAACACCTTCAAGAGGTGAAAGAAATGCGCGGGTTGATTTTTTTGTACTACCTCCAGGTATTCCTCCAAACTCATCAGGGCTCCCCATACTTATATCAAATATCCCCAATGATAAACTCAAACCCGAGATACTATATGCCTATGAAATAGGCTACCGGAATCAGATAAGTGACTCAATTTCAATGGATATCACAGCTTTCTATAATATATATAATGATCTTAGATCAACCGATGCGGATTATACGGCTGTATTTTTTGAATCTGATCCTCTTCCGCCTCATCTTGTAGCGCCCATATCGCTTGGCAACGATGCTCATGGACATACTTATGGCATAGAAGTATATGGAGAATGGCAACCAATTGCATGGTGGAAGATCAAACCGGCTTATTCCTTTTTGCATATTAACATTACAAAATCTCCAAGTAACTTTTCTATTGAATCACTTGATAAGGCGGCACCAAGGCATCAGATATCCTTAAGATCAAATATGGATCTTCCCATGAATCTGGAGCTTGACCTGTGGCTTCGTTATATTGACGATCTGCCGGTTATAAATATTGATGGATATTGCATGATGGATGCCCGCTTAGGGTGGAAGCCCACTCAAAATCTTGAATTATCTCTTGCTGGACAAAATATTTTTGACAACCAGCACAAGGAGTTTAATGACTCAGTTCTGAATTTAGTTTCTACCGAGGTGGAACGTACAATTTATTTTAAGGTTACATGGCATTTTTAA
- a CDS encoding FecR family protein, giving the protein MPKTNPFSKTVKYSFLYIIALSILCSVFCPKFLYAESIPQNKIIIKDKFIPAPGPSIGKVLYVKPNVIIIHSDKRCGYKAKKNLPLFSGDRLITQDTGRIEIALNDGSTLILSPKTDMELSENVYDHQKKIRSSLINMYLGKARFLVTKLVKFRLSAFKVRTATAIAGVRGSDFVITASPVSTEIAALAKTSLEVTSTKSPYKITFLSDFEKVSVEKDALPSSVEKIPAEEIDQILKEFQPSPGSNISEGSAIINNLSGKGLTNIAIGKGSEANLGTVKIKGSNIKGAIINDASGSNMTNIAIGKDSKANLGSVTVENSDVKGAIVNKSKGTNVTNIAAGTDAEANTSSVIIE; this is encoded by the coding sequence ATGCCTAAAACGAATCCATTTTCAAAAACTGTCAAATACAGCTTTTTATATATAATAGCACTATCAATATTATGCAGTGTTTTCTGCCCGAAATTTTTATACGCTGAAAGCATCCCTCAGAATAAAATTATTATTAAAGATAAATTTATCCCTGCTCCAGGGCCTTCAATCGGAAAGGTGCTTTATGTAAAACCCAATGTTATTATAATTCATTCCGATAAAAGATGCGGATACAAAGCCAAAAAAAATCTCCCCCTTTTTTCCGGAGACAGGCTTATCACGCAGGATACAGGGCGTATTGAAATCGCTTTAAACGATGGAAGCACTTTGATTCTTTCTCCTAAAACAGATATGGAATTATCTGAAAATGTTTATGACCATCAAAAGAAGATAAGATCCTCATTGATAAATATGTATCTTGGAAAAGCTCGTTTTCTCGTTACAAAACTTGTAAAATTCAGACTGTCTGCTTTTAAAGTCAGGACAGCAACAGCTATAGCCGGGGTGCGGGGTTCTGATTTTGTTATTACAGCATCTCCCGTTTCTACAGAAATAGCGGCCCTGGCAAAAACAAGCCTTGAAGTTACAAGCACAAAGTCTCCGTATAAAATCACCTTTCTTTCCGATTTCGAGAAGGTATCTGTTGAAAAAGATGCCCTGCCATCTTCGGTCGAAAAAATTCCGGCAGAAGAAATTGACCAAATTTTGAAGGAATTTCAGCCATCACCAGGTTCCAACATATCCGAAGGAAGTGCTATTATTAACAACCTTTCAGGAAAAGGTCTGACAAACATTGCTATAGGAAAAGGAAGCGAAGCTAACCTTGGCACTGTAAAAATAAAAGGCTCCAATATCAAAGGTGCGATAATCAATGACGCATCAGGTTCAAATATGACAAATATTGCTATAGGAAAAGACAGCAAAGCAAATCTTGGTTCGGTAACAGTTGAAAATTCAGATGTAAAAGGCGCAATAGTGAATAAAAGCAAGGGAACAAATGTTACTAATATCGCCGCAGGAACCGATGCAGAAGCAAACACAAGTTCAGTCATAATTGAATAA